From the Deinococcus gobiensis I-0 genome, the window GCGCATGTCGCCCTGAACACCGGCCACCAGCCCACGCGCCTGCCGCTGGGTGAGGTGCGTCCCGGCACCTATCAGGACGTGTTGAGCGGCCGGATGCACACGCTGGAGGCGGGGGCCGAGGTGGACGTGCCGGCACGCGGCGCGGTGGTGCTCGTCCCGGCCTGAGACGCTGGGGGGGAGCCGGCGTGCGCCACGAAGCACGGACCCCGCTGACCGGGGAGGGCGAGCTTCTCGCCCAGGCCCTGTCGCCCGGTGAAGGCGGCACCGTACTGCTGGCGCCGGGCCGGCTGGCGCAGGTGTCTGGGCAGATGGACCGGGAGCATGCGCTCGCGGCCCTGGCCCCCTTGCCCGGGCACTCGCGTCTGGGTGGCATGTCGCAGGACGCGGTGGACGATCTCGGGGTCTTCTGCCCGGAGTGACGCCCGCCCGGCCTCCTCAGCCTGCCGGGGCCCAGGGCCGTTCCGGGACACCCGCCAATGCCGCTGCCAGCCCGTGTGCCACGCCCAGGCCCAGCACGTCGGCCAGCGGGCCGCCCAGCAGCAGGGTGTGGGTTTCGTCGAGGCGTTGCCACAGCGGCGGCGCGTCCGGGCGGCCGTGCGGCAGCGCCAGCCACGCGCCGGGCACGTCGCTCAGGCTGCGGCCCAGGCCCAGGCCCCCCCCGGCCAGGGCGGGCACGGCGTCCATCAGGGCCACGAGGTCCTCCAGGGTCTCGCGGCGCAGCCCGGTGGGCACCCCCGTCAGCGCGCCGCCGCCCGGCACGTAGCCCTGCGGGTCGCGGTGCCAGATGGCCGGGGCCAGCGTCCAGCCGCCCGCCTGGGGCCGCAGGGTCAGGCCGCCCGCGCGCAGGGTGGGCGACGCCTCCGTGCTCGGTTCCTCCAGCCGGGGCGATTGCCGGTAGGCGCGGCCGTGCGCCGTGTGGACCCCCAGGCCGTGTTCGGCCAGCGCCGCCCCCGCCGCCCCCGCCGCGATCACGACCTGGGCGGCCCGCACCACGCGCCGTTCGTGGACCACGACCTCGTGCGTGTTGGTGACGCTGAGGCGCTCCAGCGTGACCTCGCCGCCCCCGCCGGGGCAGGCGCGGGTGTTCAGCAGCAGGTCGGCGCCCAGGCGCACGGCCTCCTGCGCGGCGTTCAGCGCTACCGCGCCGGGCCGGAAGGTCGCTGCGGCCGGGTCCACCTGCGCCCAGGGCAGGGCGGCCGGGTCCAGCAGCGCCAGGGCCTCCGGGTGGGCGGCCAGCGCCTCTGCGGTCGGCCGACTGCCGGGGGTGGGCTGGGCGGTCAGCCGGACCAGCGGCGCGGCCCGGAACTGCACGTCGCCCAGAGGCCCGGCCAGCTGCGCGCGGGTCCAGGCGGCCTCGGCCTCCCGGCCCGGCGGCGCGTCGTGGGCGCTCCACACGCCGGGAGCGAGCAGGGTCGCGCCCTCCTCGTTGGGCAGGCCGCCCTCCTCGACCAGCAGGAGGCGCAGCGCAGGGGCCAGCCGCCGCAGTTCGCGCGCGCAGAAGGCCCCCATGCGCCCGGCCCCGACCACCACCACGTCATAGGCGGTCTCGGCAAAGGGCTGGCCCACATGCGCCCACACCTGGCCCCTGGGCGAGGAACCGGAGTGCGGGCCGGAGGAAGAGGTCATGGGGAGCATGATGGCGGGCGCGGCGGGCGCTGGGAAGGG encodes:
- a CDS encoding FAD-dependent oxidoreductase produces the protein MTSSSGPHSGSSPRGQVWAHVGQPFAETAYDVVVVGAGRMGAFCARELRRLAPALRLLLVEEGGLPNEEGATLLAPGVWSAHDAPPGREAEAAWTRAQLAGPLGDVQFRAAPLVRLTAQPTPGSRPTAEALAAHPEALALLDPAALPWAQVDPAAATFRPGAVALNAAQEAVRLGADLLLNTRACPGGGGEVTLERLSVTNTHEVVVHERRVVRAAQVVIAAGAAGAALAEHGLGVHTAHGRAYRQSPRLEEPSTEASPTLRAGGLTLRPQAGGWTLAPAIWHRDPQGYVPGGGALTGVPTGLRRETLEDLVALMDAVPALAGGGLGLGRSLSDVPGAWLALPHGRPDAPPLWQRLDETHTLLLGGPLADVLGLGVAHGLAAALAGVPERPWAPAG